The Microbacterium luteum genome includes a region encoding these proteins:
- a CDS encoding ABC transporter ATP-binding protein: MAPETAPGPRVEVRGASKTYPDGTEALAPLDLVLESGRTTALVGPSGCGKSTLLRMIAGLETATTGEVRIDGDHPASVAARGELAVAFQDPSLLPWRTVRRNVALARTLAGRRADGAAVDAMISRVGLDGFEDTRPASLSGGMRQRAAIARALVAEPRLLLLDEPFGAVDEITRGDLVSELPPLWRRRGTTTLLVTHSLREAVRIADRVVVLSPRPARIVADIPVPLPHPRTDAMAHDPAFERLVDTVADALARSRRPAPEAGARP; this comes from the coding sequence ATGGCGCCTGAGACCGCTCCCGGCCCGCGGGTCGAGGTGCGAGGCGCCTCGAAGACGTACCCCGACGGCACCGAGGCGCTCGCACCGCTCGACCTGGTGCTGGAGTCCGGTCGCACGACCGCCCTGGTCGGACCATCCGGATGCGGCAAGTCGACGCTGTTGCGCATGATCGCGGGCCTCGAAACGGCGACCACGGGCGAGGTGCGCATCGACGGCGACCACCCGGCGAGCGTTGCCGCCCGCGGCGAACTGGCCGTGGCGTTCCAGGATCCGTCGCTGCTTCCGTGGCGCACCGTGCGTCGCAACGTCGCCCTCGCCCGCACGCTCGCCGGACGCCGGGCCGATGGAGCCGCGGTCGACGCGATGATCTCCCGGGTCGGACTCGACGGGTTCGAAGACACCCGCCCGGCGTCGCTGTCGGGCGGGATGCGACAGCGCGCCGCGATCGCGCGCGCCCTCGTCGCCGAACCGCGCCTGCTTCTGCTGGACGAGCCGTTCGGCGCGGTCGACGAGATCACCCGCGGCGACCTCGTGTCCGAGCTGCCGCCGCTGTGGCGACGCCGCGGCACGACGACGCTGCTCGTGACGCACTCACTGCGCGAGGCGGTGCGGATCGCCGATCGCGTCGTGGTGCTGAGCCCCCGTCCGGCGCGCATCGTGGCGGACATCCCGGTGCCGCTGCCGCACCCGCGCACCGACGCGATGGCGCACGATCCCGCCTTCGAACGGCTGGTCGACACCGTGGCCGATGCCCTCGCGCGATCGCGCCGGCCCGCACCGGAAGCCGGCGCGCGGCCGTGA
- a CDS encoding CDP-alcohol phosphatidyltransferase family protein: MTVAERLSPSASPRAAARLPPLRRFISLSAVCVAGTVAIIASLRLPAPAAGGAVALLVAALVVSIAGFRAHHGHGRVGAANAVTLVRLGVVAVLAGILFAGATQPVAVLALGTIALCLDGVDGYLARRQRLTSRFGAAFDMEVDSAFALVLALLAAAGPAGAWAVLLGVPRYAFGAAALAAPWLKGPLADRASRKVVCVLQLVALLVLQVPFLPAPVALAMVGVTAGLLLWSFGSDVVALRRARVPRSKARRA; this comes from the coding sequence ATGACCGTGGCAGAGCGGCTCTCCCCGTCGGCGTCCCCGCGCGCCGCCGCGCGCCTGCCTCCGCTGCGACGATTCATCTCACTGTCGGCGGTGTGCGTCGCCGGTACCGTCGCGATCATCGCGTCGCTGCGTCTTCCGGCGCCCGCGGCGGGCGGCGCCGTCGCCCTCCTGGTCGCGGCTCTCGTGGTGTCGATCGCGGGCTTCCGGGCCCACCACGGTCACGGCCGGGTCGGCGCCGCCAACGCGGTGACCCTCGTGCGTCTCGGGGTCGTCGCGGTGCTCGCCGGCATCCTCTTCGCCGGGGCGACGCAGCCGGTGGCGGTCCTCGCCCTCGGCACGATCGCGCTGTGCCTGGACGGCGTCGACGGATACCTCGCGCGGCGTCAGCGCCTCACCTCTCGCTTCGGTGCGGCGTTCGACATGGAGGTCGACTCGGCGTTCGCGCTCGTCCTGGCTCTGCTGGCGGCCGCCGGACCGGCCGGAGCGTGGGCGGTGCTCCTGGGCGTGCCGCGCTACGCGTTCGGAGCCGCGGCACTGGCCGCCCCCTGGCTGAAGGGGCCGCTGGCCGACCGCGCGAGCCGCAAGGTGGTGTGCGTGCTGCAGCTCGTGGCCCTGCTCGTGCTGCAGGTGCCGTTCCTCCCTGCGCCCGTCGCACTGGCCATGGTCGGGGTGACAGCCGGGCTGCTGCTGTGGTCGTTCGGCAGCGACGTCGTGGCCCTGCGCCGCGCGCGCGTGCCACGGTCGAAAGCTCGTCGGGCGTGA
- a CDS encoding YccF domain-containing protein: MRLVLNIIWLVLSGFWMFLAYLLAGVLLCIPIITIPWAIASFRVGLYALWPFGRTIVDKPGAGVGSFLGNVIWVIFAGIWLAIGHIVTGVAMCLTIIGIPLGIASFKLVPISLMPLGKDIVDVDAARGAVPIVRA; this comes from the coding sequence ATGCGCCTGGTCCTCAACATCATCTGGCTCGTGCTGTCGGGCTTCTGGATGTTCCTCGCCTACCTGCTCGCCGGTGTGCTGCTGTGCATCCCCATCATCACGATCCCGTGGGCGATCGCATCCTTCCGTGTCGGCCTGTACGCCCTGTGGCCGTTCGGCCGCACGATCGTCGACAAGCCGGGAGCCGGCGTGGGGTCGTTCCTCGGCAACGTCATCTGGGTGATCTTCGCCGGAATCTGGCTCGCGATCGGCCACATCGTCACGGGAGTCGCGATGTGCCTGACCATCATCGGCATCCCGCTCGGCATCGCGAGCTTCAAGCTCGTGCCGATCTCGCTCATGCCGCTGGGCAAGGACATCGTCGACGTGGACGCCGCCCGCGGCGCCGTGCCCATCGTGCGCGCCTGA
- a CDS encoding ABC transporter permease translates to MTVPAVGTPAPTRYGARRGVGIAVVLVAVLLVWEASARALSGAYVLAAPSEIAVTMWTDADLLWRALLTTGRAALIGFVLGNLAAVLLATLAVLAPFTERVITVVALVVFCLPLVATGPVLRVVFGPGDGPQIVLAALAVYYTTMIPLLVGVRAAPSTWFDLVRSYGRGRAAQLRYVRARAAVPYLVAGLQIAAPAAFLGAMVGEFTGAAGGMGVLTLRASRDLDIELTWALAVIATAVSVIAYAAIGALGRRVDGDRPPLILAPARAPASRRHRTRDALLTAVGAAAVLLVLWWGGIHAIGLSPFLARTPADVVVILSGTADDGEVVGALAAAIGETAALAVPGYLAGLAAGAGLAIVLTLAPRAAAVSMPFAIALRAVPIVTTAPLVVLLLGRGAVGGVALVAVMVFFPTLIACLEGLRRAPGQALDVLRSYAAPARVQLVRVRIPAMLPAFFAAARMSVPAAVLAVTVVEWLALGSGVGSLMALAASRSGYDLLAGAVVVVTALSALGYALVSAVEARVLRVYAPEQAT, encoded by the coding sequence GTGACCGTGCCGGCAGTCGGCACCCCTGCCCCGACGCGGTACGGCGCGCGTCGAGGCGTCGGGATCGCCGTCGTGCTCGTCGCGGTGCTGCTGGTGTGGGAGGCGTCGGCGCGTGCGCTGAGCGGTGCATACGTGCTGGCGGCGCCGAGCGAGATCGCCGTCACGATGTGGACCGACGCCGACCTGTTGTGGCGCGCGCTGCTCACCACCGGGCGGGCGGCTCTGATCGGATTCGTCCTCGGAAACCTCGCCGCCGTGCTGCTCGCGACGCTGGCGGTGCTCGCACCTTTCACGGAGCGGGTGATCACGGTCGTCGCCCTCGTCGTGTTCTGCCTGCCGCTGGTCGCGACCGGCCCGGTGCTGCGCGTCGTCTTCGGCCCGGGCGACGGGCCGCAGATCGTGCTCGCCGCGCTCGCGGTGTACTACACCACGATGATCCCGCTGCTGGTGGGCGTGCGGGCGGCGCCGTCGACCTGGTTCGACCTGGTGCGCAGCTACGGTCGCGGACGCGCGGCGCAGCTGCGCTACGTGCGCGCCCGGGCCGCCGTCCCCTACCTCGTCGCGGGGCTCCAGATCGCAGCGCCCGCCGCCTTCCTGGGCGCCATGGTGGGCGAATTCACCGGAGCCGCCGGCGGAATGGGTGTGCTGACCCTCCGCGCCTCCCGTGACCTCGACATCGAGTTGACCTGGGCCCTCGCGGTGATCGCGACGGCCGTGTCCGTGATCGCCTACGCCGCGATCGGCGCGCTGGGCCGACGCGTCGACGGCGACAGGCCGCCGCTGATCCTCGCGCCGGCCCGCGCCCCCGCATCCCGTCGCCATCGCACGCGCGACGCGCTCCTGACCGCGGTCGGAGCGGCCGCCGTGCTGCTGGTGCTGTGGTGGGGCGGCATCCACGCGATCGGCCTGAGCCCGTTCCTCGCCCGTACGCCCGCCGACGTCGTCGTGATCCTGTCGGGAACGGCTGACGACGGCGAGGTCGTCGGCGCGCTGGCCGCCGCGATCGGCGAGACCGCGGCGCTCGCCGTGCCGGGGTATCTCGCGGGCCTGGCCGCCGGGGCAGGACTCGCGATCGTGCTCACCCTGGCCCCGCGCGCGGCAGCTGTGTCGATGCCGTTCGCGATCGCCCTGCGCGCCGTGCCGATCGTCACGACCGCTCCCCTGGTCGTGCTGCTGCTCGGCCGCGGTGCGGTCGGGGGCGTCGCCCTGGTGGCGGTCATGGTGTTCTTCCCCACCCTCATCGCGTGCCTCGAGGGCCTGCGTCGAGCCCCCGGCCAGGCGCTCGATGTGCTGCGGTCCTATGCCGCCCCGGCGAGGGTGCAGCTGGTGCGCGTGCGCATCCCCGCGATGCTCCCCGCGTTCTTCGCGGCGGCTCGGATGAGCGTGCCGGCGGCGGTGCTGGCGGTCACGGTGGTCGAGTGGCTCGCGCTGGGCTCCGGGGTGGGGAGCCTCATGGCCCTGGCGGCGTCGCGCTCGGGATACGACCTGCTCGCCGGCGCGGTCGTCGTCGTGACGGCGCTTTCGGCGCTCGGTTACGCCCTCGTGAGCGCCGTGGAGGCGCGCGTGCTGCGCGTGTACGCGCCGGAGCAGGCGACGTGA
- a CDS encoding ABC transporter substrate-binding protein, with protein sequence MNDRLILSRRTLLGAGLVGAIGIVGAACSMPGTGGSPSATRAASLQLSWLHSVQFGGSYIALDRGWWQESGLEVDLLQGGPNAPVEPPVVAGTALVGVSAADYTAAAVAEGAPFRIIGVAMQKNPFVIASLPDRPVNEPADMAGMRIGMATANTPVLETLCTLNDVDIEAIEIVPTQYSAQPLLAGEVDCLLCWETDLPVAMAVQGVDSVTMLMADYGYALHSQTYIATEDSLANRRDDLVALMSGEVRGWEAYREDTDAAAQLAVDMFPDAGLDLETQRLQAERQVPLMFSGTTDANGFGWWSDESVAQNIETLALLGQDVDASLWDRSVLEQVHGA encoded by the coding sequence ATGAACGATCGACTGATCCTCTCCCGCCGCACCCTCCTCGGGGCCGGGCTCGTCGGCGCCATCGGCATCGTCGGCGCGGCATGCAGCATGCCCGGCACCGGCGGCTCGCCGTCGGCGACGCGCGCGGCGAGCCTGCAGCTGTCGTGGCTGCACTCGGTGCAGTTCGGCGGCAGCTACATCGCGCTCGATCGCGGGTGGTGGCAGGAGTCCGGTCTCGAGGTCGACCTGCTGCAGGGTGGACCGAACGCGCCGGTGGAGCCGCCGGTCGTGGCGGGTACCGCGCTGGTGGGGGTCTCCGCCGCGGACTACACCGCCGCGGCCGTCGCCGAGGGCGCCCCGTTCCGCATCATCGGGGTCGCGATGCAGAAGAACCCCTTCGTGATCGCCTCGCTGCCGGACCGGCCGGTGAACGAGCCGGCCGACATGGCGGGCATGCGCATCGGCATGGCCACCGCCAACACGCCGGTGCTCGAGACGCTGTGCACCCTCAACGACGTCGACATCGAGGCGATCGAGATCGTGCCGACCCAGTACTCCGCTCAACCGCTCCTCGCCGGCGAGGTCGACTGCCTGCTGTGCTGGGAGACCGACCTGCCGGTCGCCATGGCCGTGCAGGGCGTCGACAGCGTCACGATGCTGATGGCCGACTACGGCTACGCCCTGCACTCGCAGACCTACATCGCCACCGAGGACTCCCTCGCCAACCGGCGCGACGACCTCGTGGCCCTCATGAGCGGTGAAGTGCGCGGATGGGAGGCTTACCGCGAAGACACCGACGCCGCCGCCCAGCTCGCCGTGGACATGTTCCCCGACGCGGGGCTCGACCTCGAGACGCAGCGGCTTCAGGCCGAGCGACAGGTGCCGCTGATGTTCTCGGGGACCACCGACGCGAACGGCTTCGGCTGGTGGTCCGACGAGTCCGTCGCGCAGAACATCGAGACCCTTGCCCTCCTCGGGCAGGACGTCGACGCGTCGCTGTGGGACCGATCCGTCCTGGAGCAGGTGCATGGCGCCTGA
- a CDS encoding glycosyltransferase family 4 protein: MIEAAFAVPGDLETVTGGYLYEKRLLHGLRDAGTPTELIRLGGSFPDPTPDDHAQAAAALAAVPPDRPLIVDGFVFGSLSPEALAAIAAPVVGMVHHPLALEEGLTAERRRYLFETERANLRRADAVLVPSPHTRRMLVSEYGADPERITVARPGTDRPTGVRAPSDPPLVLSVGIQHPRKGHDVLLRALARVTDAPWRAVIVGSAWDPAHAAELARLRGELGLEGRVRLAGAVSDAERDALAREAAVFALATRYEGYGLVFDEALARGLPIVSCRTGAVPDTVPADAGLLVPPEDPAAFADALRILLADPARRADMSAATARAGRALPSWHDTALTAQRLLASLTRP; encoded by the coding sequence GTGATCGAGGCGGCCTTCGCCGTACCCGGCGACCTGGAGACGGTGACCGGCGGCTACCTCTACGAGAAGCGCCTCCTGCACGGGCTGCGCGACGCGGGAACGCCGACCGAGCTCATCCGGCTCGGCGGCTCCTTCCCCGATCCCACACCCGACGACCACGCACAGGCCGCGGCGGCACTGGCGGCGGTGCCGCCGGATCGTCCGCTGATCGTCGACGGGTTCGTCTTCGGCTCCCTCTCGCCCGAGGCTCTCGCGGCCATCGCCGCCCCGGTCGTCGGGATGGTGCACCATCCGCTCGCCCTCGAGGAGGGTCTCACCGCGGAGCGGCGCCGGTACCTCTTCGAGACCGAGCGGGCCAATCTCCGTCGCGCCGACGCCGTGCTCGTCCCCAGCCCGCACACCCGGCGCATGCTCGTGTCGGAATACGGCGCGGACCCGGAGCGGATCACGGTCGCGCGACCCGGCACCGATCGGCCGACGGGGGTACGCGCGCCGAGTGATCCGCCGCTCGTGCTGTCGGTCGGCATCCAGCACCCCCGCAAGGGACACGACGTGCTGCTGCGCGCCCTCGCACGCGTGACGGATGCGCCCTGGCGCGCCGTGATCGTCGGGTCCGCGTGGGACCCGGCCCACGCCGCCGAGTTGGCGCGTCTGCGCGGCGAACTCGGACTCGAGGGTCGTGTGCGGCTGGCCGGCGCCGTCTCGGATGCCGAGCGCGACGCCCTCGCGCGCGAGGCGGCGGTCTTCGCACTCGCGACACGGTACGAGGGCTACGGACTGGTGTTCGACGAGGCCCTCGCCCGCGGCCTGCCGATCGTGTCGTGCCGCACCGGCGCCGTGCCCGACACGGTGCCCGCCGATGCGGGACTGCTGGTTCCACCCGAGGATCCGGCCGCCTTCGCCGACGCGCTGCGCATCCTGCTCGCCGATCCGGCCCGCCGAGCGGACATGTCCGCGGCCACGGCGCGCGCGGGGCGTGCCCTGCCGTCCTGGCACGACACCGCCCTCACCGCCCAGCGCCTGCTCGCCAGCCTCACCCGCCCCTGA
- a CDS encoding CHAD domain-containing protein — MTSQSPASAGDLVVRIVRSAADDLDQTRAGMLEDVPDGLHQHRTRVRRLRSVLAGFRDVLDEPAVERLRVLYAEWGRQLGVARDLEVLADAGEAELASRGIADGAAFERLVDRPRAEYARAHARLGELIDLRRARERDRLLRGFVLELRVDDPQAPADDLVSTVLRHEARRVLRAAKLLDGTNAPLHALRKAARRLRYVSEAIASAAPEVHPEQVATLADAGDAIHDRLGGHRDAVAFLAFVEREGVLAGRAGEPADVYGDIVRTVRGGTGEKPPGVKKPLARIREARLALD; from the coding sequence ATGACCAGCCAGAGTCCGGCGTCAGCCGGCGACCTCGTCGTGCGCATCGTCCGCAGTGCCGCGGACGACCTCGACCAGACCCGCGCCGGGATGCTCGAAGACGTGCCGGACGGCCTGCACCAGCACCGCACGCGCGTTCGCCGCCTGCGCAGCGTGCTCGCCGGGTTCCGCGACGTGCTCGACGAGCCCGCCGTCGAGCGGCTGCGCGTGCTCTACGCCGAGTGGGGTCGGCAGCTCGGTGTCGCGCGCGACCTCGAGGTCCTCGCCGACGCGGGGGAAGCCGAGCTCGCTTCACGCGGCATCGCGGACGGCGCCGCCTTCGAGCGTCTCGTCGACCGACCGCGCGCCGAGTACGCGCGTGCGCACGCGCGCCTCGGGGAACTGATCGACCTTCGGCGTGCGCGCGAGAGGGACCGGCTGCTGCGCGGATTCGTCCTCGAGCTCCGCGTCGACGACCCGCAGGCGCCCGCCGACGATCTCGTCTCGACGGTGCTGCGGCACGAAGCGCGACGCGTGCTCCGGGCCGCGAAGCTGCTCGACGGCACGAATGCGCCGCTCCACGCGCTGCGCAAGGCGGCGCGGCGTCTGCGCTATGTCTCCGAGGCGATCGCCTCCGCCGCGCCCGAGGTGCACCCGGAGCAGGTCGCGACGCTCGCGGACGCGGGCGACGCCATCCACGACCGCCTCGGCGGCCATCGCGACGCCGTCGCCTTCCTCGCCTTCGTCGAGCGCGAAGGCGTGCTCGCCGGGCGTGCGGGTGAACCCGCCGACGTCTACGGCGACATCGTGCGTACGGTGCGCGGCGGGACGGGAGAGAAGCCGCCGGGCGTGAAGAAGCCGCTGGCGCGGATCCGCGAGGCCCGTCTCGCCCTCGACTGA
- a CDS encoding lysylphosphatidylglycerol synthase transmembrane domain-containing protein: MTDSGRPARRRTRWIRTAQAVVTVVLLVLLWRVVGGPDVADLLATAHIGWLALAVALLIAHTIFAAWRWKVTAAPLGLHLSARTAVEEYFLAQLINSALPGGVLGDVGRAARSRHRATLRVAAGAVAVERGIGQAALAVVLVVGVVVTAALPGGFTLPRPWLAGVSIGIAGAVLVLVALIMTTRVLARRHVAWAARVADGMHRSTTGPGVRSAQAALSMVAVACLLAAFWCCTAAVGAALPVGAVATLVPLVLLSMLLPVSIGGWGVRETAAVALLPVAGITGAQALASSIAFGVVALVATLPGLAALWTARHAAEPTASGPACAPEPPASGRATASIPRPNAPHTTLSEEHP, translated from the coding sequence GTGACCGACTCGGGGCGGCCCGCCCGTCGGCGCACGCGGTGGATCCGCACCGCGCAGGCCGTCGTCACCGTCGTCCTCCTGGTCCTGCTGTGGCGCGTCGTCGGCGGCCCCGACGTCGCCGACCTGCTGGCCACCGCGCACATCGGATGGCTCGCCCTGGCCGTCGCGCTCCTGATCGCCCACACGATCTTCGCGGCGTGGCGCTGGAAGGTGACCGCAGCGCCCTTGGGCCTGCACCTGTCGGCACGCACGGCTGTCGAGGAGTACTTCCTCGCGCAGCTGATCAATTCCGCCCTCCCCGGCGGCGTGCTCGGAGACGTCGGCCGCGCCGCACGGTCGCGTCACCGGGCGACCCTGCGCGTGGCCGCCGGCGCTGTCGCGGTCGAACGCGGGATCGGGCAGGCGGCACTGGCCGTGGTCCTCGTCGTCGGGGTGGTCGTCACGGCCGCCCTCCCCGGCGGCTTCACCCTCCCGCGGCCGTGGCTGGCCGGCGTCTCGATCGGGATCGCCGGGGCGGTGCTCGTGCTCGTCGCCCTGATCATGACGACACGGGTGCTCGCCCGCCGACACGTCGCGTGGGCCGCCCGAGTCGCGGACGGCATGCACCGCAGCACCACCGGACCGGGCGTGCGGAGCGCTCAGGCCGCCCTGAGCATGGTGGCCGTCGCGTGCCTGCTCGCGGCCTTCTGGTGCTGCACTGCCGCCGTCGGGGCCGCGCTCCCCGTCGGCGCGGTCGCGACACTCGTGCCGCTCGTGCTGCTGTCGATGCTGCTGCCGGTCTCCATCGGAGGCTGGGGGGTGCGCGAGACCGCGGCGGTGGCGCTCCTCCCGGTGGCCGGGATCACGGGCGCGCAGGCCCTCGCCTCGAGCATCGCCTTCGGCGTGGTCGCGCTCGTCGCCACGCTTCCGGGCCTCGCCGCCCTGTGGACGGCTCGGCACGCCGCCGAACCGACGGCATCGGGCCCCGCTTGCGCACCCGAACCGCCGGCGTCGGGCCGCGCCACCGCATCCATCCCACGCCCGAACGCACCGCACACCACGCTCTCGGAGGAGCATCCATGA
- a CDS encoding ATP-dependent helicase, with protein sequence MTDAFAAASDAASVPLIVGADAGPRSGDSRVDADLVEGLNPPQRDAVTYRGKALLIVAGAGSGKTRVLTHRIASLLRTRDAWPSQILAITFTNKAAGEMRERVEQLIGDRARGMWISTFHSACVRILRREAEQFGFTRSFTIYDSGDSRALIKRLVKEHEADAFGLTPAAVQSKISKLKNELADAESYARQANMSDPAERVFVEVFGDYQRSLQRANAFDFDDLIAQTVYLFRAFPTVADTYRRRFRHILVDEYQDTNHAQYALIHELTRPPGVDSEPVGGGAGMMIWDAEPDEADAASLTVVGDSDQSIYAFRGADIRNISEFERDFPGAKVVLLEQNYRSTQNILSAANAVIGNNFDRKDKKLWTDVGAGEQIVGFTGYSQHDEAQFVADEIERLHRDGVDYSQIAVFYRTNSQSRALEEIFIRSALPYKIMGGTKFYERAEIKDALAYLIAVANPADEMAVRRILNKPRRGIGDVTETAIARYAADERITFRDALANASALGVGPKIQAAILQLDAVIAEASELMLPPSGELAPPTAVAEGLQLLLNKSGYSDALRASRDPQDEARLENLDELVAVAREFARNNPDGTVIDFLAEVALVADADDLDDASGSVSLMTLHTAKGLEYDAVFVTGVEEDLIPHRISAGEPGGPQEERRLFYVGITRARKRLHLSLAMTRAQFGEVTVAMPSRFLQEIPAELLHWRQSPGDVNSRGGTRSRALNARGGSARGGGGRYGDDLVPLGRREPKPSLDKFTNRIPAKVRDNGDMVLAPGDRIRHDDFGEGRIDTVTGEGAKRVAHVRFDTAGPKKLLVKIAPIEKIG encoded by the coding sequence ATGACCGACGCCTTCGCGGCCGCCTCCGACGCGGCATCCGTCCCGCTCATCGTCGGCGCCGACGCCGGCCCCCGCTCCGGGGATTCCCGCGTCGACGCCGACCTCGTCGAGGGTCTCAACCCGCCCCAGCGCGACGCCGTGACCTACCGCGGCAAGGCGCTGCTGATCGTGGCCGGGGCCGGCTCCGGCAAGACGCGCGTGCTCACCCATCGCATCGCGAGCCTGCTCCGCACGCGCGATGCGTGGCCCAGCCAGATCCTGGCGATCACCTTCACCAACAAGGCCGCCGGCGAGATGCGCGAACGCGTGGAACAGCTCATCGGCGATCGCGCCCGCGGCATGTGGATCTCCACCTTCCACTCGGCCTGCGTGCGCATCCTGCGCCGCGAGGCCGAGCAGTTCGGTTTCACGCGGTCGTTCACCATCTACGACTCGGGCGACTCGCGCGCGCTCATCAAGCGCCTCGTGAAGGAGCACGAGGCGGATGCCTTCGGTCTCACCCCCGCCGCGGTGCAGTCGAAGATCTCCAAGCTCAAGAACGAGCTCGCCGACGCGGAGTCGTATGCGCGTCAGGCGAACATGAGCGACCCGGCCGAACGGGTGTTCGTCGAGGTGTTCGGCGACTATCAGCGCTCGCTGCAGCGGGCCAACGCCTTCGATTTCGACGACCTCATCGCGCAGACGGTCTACCTCTTCCGGGCTTTCCCGACGGTCGCAGACACCTATCGGCGTCGATTCCGCCACATCCTCGTGGACGAGTATCAGGACACCAACCACGCCCAGTACGCGCTCATCCACGAACTCACCCGTCCGCCGGGCGTCGACAGCGAACCTGTCGGCGGCGGCGCAGGCATGATGATCTGGGATGCCGAGCCGGACGAAGCAGACGCGGCGTCGCTGACGGTCGTGGGCGACTCCGATCAGTCGATCTACGCGTTCCGGGGCGCCGACATCCGCAACATCAGCGAATTCGAGCGCGACTTCCCCGGTGCCAAGGTCGTGCTGCTGGAGCAGAACTACCGGTCGACGCAGAACATCCTCTCGGCCGCGAACGCCGTCATCGGCAACAACTTCGACCGCAAGGACAAGAAGCTGTGGACCGACGTCGGCGCGGGGGAGCAGATCGTCGGCTTCACCGGCTACTCGCAGCACGACGAGGCGCAGTTCGTCGCCGATGAGATCGAGCGGCTCCACCGCGACGGCGTGGACTACTCCCAGATCGCGGTCTTCTACCGCACCAACAGTCAGTCACGCGCGCTGGAGGAGATCTTCATCCGCTCCGCGCTGCCCTACAAGATCATGGGCGGCACCAAGTTCTACGAGCGCGCCGAGATCAAGGACGCCCTGGCGTACCTCATCGCCGTCGCCAACCCCGCCGACGAGATGGCGGTGCGCCGCATCCTCAACAAGCCCCGCCGCGGCATCGGCGACGTCACCGAGACCGCGATCGCCCGGTACGCCGCCGACGAGCGCATCACGTTCCGCGACGCGCTGGCCAACGCCTCAGCACTGGGGGTCGGCCCGAAGATCCAGGCGGCCATCCTGCAGCTCGACGCGGTGATCGCGGAGGCGTCCGAACTCATGCTGCCGCCGTCGGGCGAGCTCGCCCCGCCGACCGCGGTCGCCGAGGGCCTGCAGCTGCTGCTGAACAAGAGCGGATACTCGGATGCGCTGCGCGCGAGCCGCGATCCGCAGGACGAAGCGCGGTTGGAGAACCTCGACGAGCTCGTCGCGGTCGCGCGCGAGTTCGCCCGCAACAACCCCGACGGCACGGTCATCGACTTCCTCGCCGAGGTCGCCCTCGTCGCCGACGCCGACGACCTCGACGACGCATCCGGCTCCGTCTCGCTCATGACGCTCCACACCGCGAAGGGTCTCGAGTACGACGCGGTCTTCGTCACCGGCGTCGAGGAAGACCTCATCCCGCACCGCATCTCGGCGGGCGAACCGGGCGGCCCGCAGGAGGAGCGGCGCCTGTTCTACGTCGGCATCACCCGTGCCCGCAAGCGCCTCCACCTGTCGCTCGCGATGACCCGCGCGCAGTTCGGCGAGGTGACGGTGGCGATGCCGAGCCGTTTCCTGCAGGAGATCCCGGCCGAGCTGCTGCACTGGCGCCAGTCGCCCGGCGACGTCAACTCGCGCGGGGGGACCCGCTCGCGTGCGCTCAACGCGCGGGGCGGATCGGCGCGAGGCGGCGGCGGCCGGTACGGCGACGATCTCGTGCCGCTCGGGCGCCGGGAGCCGAAACCCTCCCTCGACAAATTCACCAACCGCATCCCGGCGAAGGTGCGCGACAACGGCGACATGGTGCTCGCGCCCGGCGACCGCATCCGGCACGACGACTTCGGCGAAGGGCGCATCGACACCGTCACGGGGGAGGGCGCCAAACGTGTGGCGCACGTGCGCTTCGACACGGCCGGCCCGAAGAAGCTTCTCGTGAAGATCGCGCCGATCGAGAAGATCGGCTGA